One Oncorhynchus kisutch isolate 150728-3 unplaced genomic scaffold, Okis_V2 scaffold963, whole genome shotgun sequence DNA window includes the following coding sequences:
- the LOC116363894 gene encoding uncharacterized serine-rich protein C215.13-like: MPRECAVKTCDNKQKTWSALMFHRLPLSHPDRLKLWLIALNKDANTATDDLRKLLVCSEHFLPGDYYEKLGQDRHSRMRIMKSFLKDTAVPSVAVHTPGQRGIMSVETGDVAPGTDSLSAGGASGPTPQRGGSGVAMTGFLSHRGLQLTEPASTFGAHVALAPTCSLSKDLSSTTTTGDACRRKKTKTNVPGTRRKKGQMDTAVKKTSVKDCTSMSSAAGSTSSPSTSSPSTSSLSTSSLSTSSLSTSSLSTSSLSTSSLSTSSLSTSSPSTPSTSSSDSRVSSGEPDGGGVWSERKWIVNESKLKELFQTCHQCGAALRNRTITALGYSQIKVTWTCPDEHRGEWQSCPDAFGIGHYLQTVGCRVLLDSMNSQFVSHD, translated from the exons ATGCCTCGCGAGTGCGCTGTTAAAACGTGCGACAACAAGCAAAAGACTTGGTCGGCTCTAATGTTTCACCGACTTCCATTGAGTCATCCGGACCGATTGAAACTATGGCTGATTGCTCTGAACAAAGATGCTAATACCGCGACCGATGACCTCAGAAAGTTACTCGTTTGCTCGGAACATTTTCTACCGGGGGACTATTACGAGAAGCTGGGACAGGACAGACACAGCAGGATGAGAATCATGAAAAGTTTCCTGAAGGATACGGCGGTGCCGTCGGTGGCCGTTCACACGCCAGGACAACGTGGAATAATGTCG gtTGAGACGGGAGACGTAGCTCCAGGGACTGACTCCCTGTCTGCTGGAGGGGCGTCTGGTCCCACCCCACAACGTGGAGGGTCAGGTGTTGCTATGACGGGGTTCCTCTCCCACCGGGGTCTGCAGCTGACAGAGCCTGCTTCAACCTTTGGGGCGCACGTGGCTCTGGCTCCCACGTGTTCACTTAGTAAG GACCTCTCCTCTACGACGACAACGGGAGACGCATGCAGAAGGAAAAAAACAAAGACCAACGTTCCT GGGACGCGCAGGAAGAAAGGTCAAATGGACACAGCCGTTAAGAAGACTTCAGTGAAGGACTGTACCAGTATGAGCTCTGCTGCTGGTTCCACCTCCAGCCCCTCCACCTCCAGCCCCTCcacctccagcctctccacctccagcctctccacctccagcctctccacctccagcctctccacctccagcctctccacctccagcctctccacctccagcctctccacctccagcccctccaccccctccacctccagctctgacAGTAGGGTGTCGTCAGGCGAACCGGACGGAGGAGGAGTTTGGAGCGAAAGGAAATGGATCGTGAACGAGTCGAAGCTCAAGGAGCTTTTCCAGACGTGTCACCAGTGCGGCGCTGCGTTGCGTAATCGGACCATAACCGCGTTGGGCTACAGCCAAATCAAAGTGACCTGGACGTGTCCCGATGAACACCGAGGAGAGTGGCAGTCGTGTCCCGACGCGTTCGGTATCGGTCACTACCTGCAGACGGTGGGTTGCAGAGTGTTGCTGGACTCCATGAATAGTCAGTTTGTAAGTCACGACTAA